Below is a genomic region from Sneathia vaginalis.
AGTTTTAGCACATATAGCTGGTATGGATACATATGCTAGAGGATTAAAATCAGCGGCTAAAATGAAAGAAGAAAAATTCTTTGATAGTATTATTCAAGAAAGATATGCTAGCTATAAAGAAGGAATAGGTGCTAGCATCGTTAGTGATAATGAAAATTTAGAAACATTAACAGATTATGCTATGAAAAATGGTGAAATTGAAAATAAATCTAATCATTTAGAATATATTAAGTCTATGTTAAATGATTATTTAGTATAATTAGGAGAAATATTTTATGAGTTATGTACTGGGAATTGATTTAGGGACAAGTTCTTTAAAAGGTTTAGTTTTAAATAAAAATGGAGAAATTGTTGAAACAGAACAATATTCTTATCCACTTATTCAAGAAAAAATTGGATATAGCGAACAAAATCCGAAATTTTGGGTAGAAGCTTTAGAAAATGTAATCAATAATTTATCAAGTAAAATATCGGATTTTACTGAAAACCTTGAAGGAATAAGTTTTTCAGGGCAAATGCACAGTTTAGTCCTTTTAGATAAATGCGGTAAAGTTTTAAGAAATGCAATATTATGGAATGATGTTAGAACTACTGCTGAATGTAATGAAATAATGAAGGATTCTTTAAAACTTTTTGAAATTACTAAAAATAGAGCTCTTGAAGGTTTTACATTGCCAAAAATAATGTGGGTACAAAAAAATGAAAAAGAAATATGGGATAATGTAAGACATATATTATTACCTAAAGATTATCTTTCATTTTGGTTAACAGGTGAATATGTTACTGATTATTCGGATGCTTCAGGGACTTTATTACTTGATTTAAATAAAAATGAATGGTCTTCTTATCAATTAGAAAAGTATGATATTCCTAAAGAATATATGCCAAAACTTTTAGGATCTTATGAATTAGTAGGAACTATAAAAGCTGAATTAAAAACAAAATTTAATTTTAAGAAAAATATAAAAATATTTGCTGGAGGTGCTGATAATGCCTGTGCTGCACTAACAACAGGAATATATGATGAGAATAAGGCTATGGTAAGTATAGGAACCTCTGGAGTATTCTTAACACTAGAGAATAATGTTGATAAAGAATATAATGGAAAGTTACATGTTTTCAATCATGTTATTAAAGGATTATATTACTCAATGGGTGTTACATTATCAGCTGGTCATAGTTTAGAATGGTTCAGAAAAACTTTTGCTAAAAACAGTAACTTTAATGAATTGTTAGAAAAGATAGATGAAATTCCTGCTGGTTCAAATGGCTTATTATTTACACCGTATATAGTTGGAGAAAGAACTCCACATATTGATGCTAACATAAGAGGAAGTTTTATTGGTATAGATACTAGTCATAACTTAAATCATTTTACAAAATCAGTTGTTGAGGGGATTACATTTTCTTTAAAAGATAGTCAAGAATTGATTAATGAAATAACAAATAAAAAAATTAATGAAGTTATATCAATAGGTGGGGGAGCAAAAAATAAAAAATGGCTTCAATTACAAGCAGATATATTTGGTTTAAATGTTAAAACAGTTTCAGTTGAACAAGGACCATCTTTAGGAGCTGCTATGCTTTCTGCATTAGGATTATCTTGGTATAAAAATGAACGTGAATGTATAAAATCATTAATAAATTATTCAAATAGTTATACTCCAGATAATGATAAAAAAGAGAAATATAAAAATATATATGGAATATATAAAAAAATATATGATAATACAAATTTAATTTGTAAGGAAATAAATAATAAAGGAGTAAGAAATGGTAACAATAAAGGATAATTGCATTGTAAAAACATATGATGAAGAGTTATTAATAATAGAACCATGGGGTGAAAACTCATTAAGAGTTAGATCTTTCTTAGATCAAAAATATGTGGATAGAAAGAATGCTTTGACTGAAAACTATTCTAGTAATTACCCTAATTTATTAATTTATAAGGAAAATGATAAAGCTGTTATTGTTAATGGTAAGATTAAAGCAGTTTTAGATCATAGAGATAGAATAAGTTTTTTTAATGATAAAGATGAATTAATACTTAAAGAGTTTATAAGACTAAGAGCTGTTAAACACGATGACGGAAGTGAAGATGTAGGAACGATTGAAATAACTAAAGATTTTAATTCTACTCTAAAATTAAAATCTAGGGAATACAGATCAAATTTTGATGGTTCGAGTTTTAATGTAAAAGTTAGATTTGAAGCAAATAAAGAAGAAAAAATATATGGTATGGGTCAATACCAACACGAATATTTAGATTTAAAAAATACAATGCTTGAGTTAGCACAAAGAAATACACAAATGTCTGTTCCATTTTATATTTCAAGTAAGAATTATGGGTTCTTATGGAATAATCCTGGAATAGGGAAAGTAACTTTTGCTAAAAATTTAACTGAATGGGAAATGTTTGGGACTGATTATATTGACTATTGGATAACAGTTTCTGATGATTCTAAACAAATAACAGAACAATATACACAAATGACTGGAAGAGTTCCAAAAATGCCGAAAAATTTACTTGGATTATGGCAAAGTAAATTAAGATATAGAACAGATGAAGAAGTTATTAATATAGTAGAAGAATACAAAAAAAGAGATATACAATTGTCAACAATTGCTATAGATTACTTCCACTGGCCAAAGCAAGGTGAATATAGATTTGATAGAGACTACTGGAAAGATCCATCTGGAATGGTTAATAAATTAAAAAATGAATATAAAGTAGAACCTATTATTTCAATATGGCCTACAGTTCAATCAGATGCCTATAATTATAATACTTATCTTGAAAATGGCTATTTAGTAAAAGTTAATAGAGGTATTAGATTAACAATGCAAATACAAGGAAATACATTATATCTAGATACTACTAAAAAAGCTGCAAGAGATTATGTATGGAGTTTAATTAAGAAAAATTATAAAGATATTGGTATCGACTACTACTGGGTAGATGTGGCAGAACCAGGATTTGCTGTATATGATTTTGATAATTATAGATATAGTAAAGGAACCGCTTTTTACTGTGGTAACTTATATCCAAATAAATATTTAGAAATGGTTTATGATGGTAATAAGGATTCTAATGAAGCTGTTGTAACATTAGTACGTGGAGCTTGGGCTGGTGCTCAAAAATATGGAGCGTTAGCTTGGTCAGGTGACATTGATTCTAGTTTTAAATCTTTTAGAAATCAAGTTAATACAGGATTAAATATGGGAATTGCTGGAATTACATGGTGGACAACTGACATAGGAGGTTTCCATGGAGGTAATCCAGAAGATGAAGAATTTAGAGAATTAATAATAAGATGGTTCCAATATAGTACTTTCTCCCCAATTTTAAGAATGCACGGGGATAGATTACCACATAGTAAACCTTTGTCAAATACTGGTGGTGGTTGTATGCCAACTGGAGCTGGAAATGAAATTTGGTCGTATGGTACAAAAGTTGAAGATATACTAACAAAATATGTTAGAATAAGAGAATTATTAAAGGATTATTTAGATAATCTAATGCAAGAATCACATGAATTTGGTTATCCGATAATGCGTCCTTTATTCTATGAATTTAAAAATGATAAATTATCTTGGGAAGTTGATAATATTTATATGTTAGGTGATAGTATTCTTGTTTCTCCTATACTTTATTATAAAGATAGAAAAAGGGAAGTATATTTACCTGCCGATGAAAACTGGATAGACTTATATACTAACAAGGTATATAAAGGTGGTAAAAAATATATTGTTGATGCAGGTATAGAAAAAATTCCTGTATTTATAAGAGAAAGATCAAAAGATAATTTTAAAGAATTATTTAAATATATTGAAAAGAATATAAATAAATAATTATATTGGAGAAAAAATGAATAAACAGAATCGATATAAAATAAGTAACAATTCATTTTCTGCAATAAATGATAAAGAAATATTAATTGTTGAAGAGTGGGGAGTAGATGCTATTAGAGTCTACTCATCACCTAAAAATAAAAAAATTAAAAATGAATTTGGAATTAAAGAGTTAAAAAAAAATGAAAATTCAAATTTTAAAATAATACAAAATGGAGATATTATTGAATTTATAAATGGCAATTTAAAAGTTGAATATAAAGATAATAAATTATTTTTTTATAATAAAAATCAATTAATTCTAGAAGAATATTCAAGAAAACAAAGTAATGTTAGAAGGACTATTGGAATAGATGATGATGTTAAAATAGAATATAAGCCATCATATTCATTAAATATTTCACCAAGGGAATTTAAAAAAAATTATAAGGATTCGTTTGAGTCAATACAATTATTTGAGACTGATATAAACGAGAAAATTTTTGGAATGGGTTCTTATGCAGAGGAAAATTTGAATAAGAATTTAGGAATGTATGAATTAATGCAAAGAAACTCACAAACTACAATACCTTTCTATATTTCAAATAAAAATTATGGTTTTTTATGGAATGGTTCATCGATAGGTAATGTATCATTTAATAAAAACTATAAAAAATGGGTAAATAATAATACCGAATGTATAGATTATGTTGTA
It encodes:
- the xylB gene encoding xylulokinase codes for the protein MSYVLGIDLGTSSLKGLVLNKNGEIVETEQYSYPLIQEKIGYSEQNPKFWVEALENVINNLSSKISDFTENLEGISFSGQMHSLVLLDKCGKVLRNAILWNDVRTTAECNEIMKDSLKLFEITKNRALEGFTLPKIMWVQKNEKEIWDNVRHILLPKDYLSFWLTGEYVTDYSDASGTLLLDLNKNEWSSYQLEKYDIPKEYMPKLLGSYELVGTIKAELKTKFNFKKNIKIFAGGADNACAALTTGIYDENKAMVSIGTSGVFLTLENNVDKEYNGKLHVFNHVIKGLYYSMGVTLSAGHSLEWFRKTFAKNSNFNELLEKIDEIPAGSNGLLFTPYIVGERTPHIDANIRGSFIGIDTSHNLNHFTKSVVEGITFSLKDSQELINEITNKKINEVISIGGGAKNKKWLQLQADIFGLNVKTVSVEQGPSLGAAMLSALGLSWYKNERECIKSLINYSNSYTPDNDKKEKYKNIYGIYKKIYDNTNLICKEINNKGVRNGNNKG
- a CDS encoding TIM-barrel domain-containing protein, with amino-acid sequence MVTIKDNCIVKTYDEELLIIEPWGENSLRVRSFLDQKYVDRKNALTENYSSNYPNLLIYKENDKAVIVNGKIKAVLDHRDRISFFNDKDELILKEFIRLRAVKHDDGSEDVGTIEITKDFNSTLKLKSREYRSNFDGSSFNVKVRFEANKEEKIYGMGQYQHEYLDLKNTMLELAQRNTQMSVPFYISSKNYGFLWNNPGIGKVTFAKNLTEWEMFGTDYIDYWITVSDDSKQITEQYTQMTGRVPKMPKNLLGLWQSKLRYRTDEEVINIVEEYKKRDIQLSTIAIDYFHWPKQGEYRFDRDYWKDPSGMVNKLKNEYKVEPIISIWPTVQSDAYNYNTYLENGYLVKVNRGIRLTMQIQGNTLYLDTTKKAARDYVWSLIKKNYKDIGIDYYWVDVAEPGFAVYDFDNYRYSKGTAFYCGNLYPNKYLEMVYDGNKDSNEAVVTLVRGAWAGAQKYGALAWSGDIDSSFKSFRNQVNTGLNMGIAGITWWTTDIGGFHGGNPEDEEFRELIIRWFQYSTFSPILRMHGDRLPHSKPLSNTGGGCMPTGAGNEIWSYGTKVEDILTKYVRIRELLKDYLDNLMQESHEFGYPIMRPLFYEFKNDKLSWEVDNIYMLGDSILVSPILYYKDRKREVYLPADENWIDLYTNKVYKGGKKYIVDAGIEKIPVFIRERSKDNFKELFKYIEKNINK